One segment of Patescibacteria group bacterium DNA contains the following:
- a CDS encoding bifunctional 5,10-methylenetetrahydrofolate dehydrogenase/5,10-methenyltetrahydrofolate cyclohydrolase, protein MSTSQSAVILDGKKIADEILLDISKQIIESGLQPGLAAILVGNDPASEMYVRLKEKACFNVGINFHKYLGGNEILQDFDESELTELIGFLNRDKQVDGILLQLPLPEEFNQDKMVKLIAPEKDADGFNGGPIVPPTIAAIIELLKATGENLTAKKALVIGKSDVFTGGIEKYLKQELGIKKTVASHSIPSDSTDFDIIIIALGQAYALKSSQIKTGAIVIDVGINKKDGQIVGDVDPSVRRVAGWLSPVPGGVGPLTVACLLRNVLELAKKNKEK, encoded by the coding sequence GTGTCTACATCACAATCAGCCGTCATTCTGGACGGCAAAAAAATCGCCGATGAAATCCTTTTGGATATCAGTAAACAAATCATTGAGAGCGGATTGCAACCGGGTCTCGCCGCTATTTTAGTCGGCAATGATCCGGCTTCGGAAATGTATGTCCGCTTAAAAGAAAAAGCTTGTTTTAATGTGGGTATTAATTTTCACAAATACCTGGGCGGCAACGAGATCCTGCAAGATTTTGACGAGTCGGAACTAACTGAACTTATCGGATTTCTTAATCGCGATAAACAAGTTGATGGTATACTTTTACAATTGCCCTTGCCCGAAGAATTCAATCAAGACAAGATGGTTAAACTGATTGCGCCGGAAAAAGACGCGGATGGCTTTAATGGCGGACCTATAGTGCCACCGACTATTGCCGCGATTATTGAACTGCTAAAAGCGACGGGAGAAAATTTAACTGCTAAAAAAGCTTTGGTTATCGGCAAAAGCGATGTTTTTACCGGGGGAATAGAAAAATACCTCAAACAAGAATTAGGAATTAAGAAGACCGTCGCCTCGCATTCTATACCAAGTGATTCAACTGATTTTGATATTATCATCATTGCCTTGGGCCAGGCATACGCTTTAAAGAGCTCCCAAATCAAAACCGGCGCCATCGTCATTGATGTGGGTATAAATAAAAAAGACGGGCAAATCGTCGGTGACGTTGACCCGTCTGTAAGAAGAGTGGCTGGCTGGCTTTCGCCCGTACCCGGCGGCGTCGGTCCGCTGACCGTCGCCTGTTTGCTAAGGAATGTTCTTGAACTGGCGAAAAAAAATAAAGAAAAATAA
- a CDS encoding transglycosylase SLT domain-containing protein → MNKKTIQKNTLVLGGLVFLLQISLVPMAQAAGLFDQGEIAYATAATSAEPVIYNHDREDNVIIRVTKTVEDTIALNKVIDEPEPTMEQVKEYVLNEAKKAGLNTREVAAIVNCESRWDYKVVSKPNYNGTKDMGLWQINSIHKNISDTDKLDFKAATKWAIAKRLDDGSWSAWSCARILAIR, encoded by the coding sequence ATGAACAAAAAAACAATCCAAAAAAATACGCTTGTCTTGGGAGGATTAGTCTTTTTATTGCAGATCTCCCTAGTGCCCATGGCGCAGGCCGCCGGCCTGTTTGATCAGGGAGAAATCGCCTATGCGACTGCCGCCACTTCGGCCGAACCAGTCATTTATAACCATGACCGAGAAGATAATGTAATCATCAGAGTAACCAAAACCGTTGAGGACACTATCGCCTTGAACAAGGTTATTGACGAACCCGAACCGACTATGGAACAGGTCAAAGAGTATGTTTTAAACGAGGCCAAAAAAGCCGGTTTAAACACCCGCGAAGTCGCGGCGATCGTTAACTGCGAATCCCGCTGGGATTATAAGGTGGTTTCTAAGCCCAATTATAACGGTACCAAAGATATGGGTTTGTGGCAGATTAATTCTATCCATAAGAATATTTCTGACACTGACAAGTTGGATTTCAAAGCCGCCACCAAATGGGCTATCGCCAAACGTTTGGACGATGGCAGTTGGTCGGCTTGGTCTTGTGCCAGAATCCTGGCTATCAGATAA